In Nocardia asteroides, the following proteins share a genomic window:
- a CDS encoding HAMP domain-containing sensor histidine kinase, protein MLGVRRGSADVISDTWHGAPVPGSAGSADPSERRKNRGLSSSLSLRWRVALLAATVVAIGVALASIAAYVLVARSLYSDVDNQLRTRAAVMIDNNVDNMNYFEVLTLGSLYSDSIGAVLIFPDSRTGIHAVGHASSPPIGAPELAVARGEVDSSLRTVSGHRMYSQRMSSGATLVLWQRLRPTEEVLDRLAWLLLVVGGCGVLLAAAAGTAVGRTGLRPVARLNAATARVARTDDLAPIPVTGDDELARLATSFNTMLRAIAESRERQRRLVADAGHELKTPLTSLRTNMELLIASSRPGAPPVPDQDMADLRDDVVAQLQELSTLVGDLVDLAREDAPEAVFERIDLTAVVERALDRVRRRRSGIEFAAELRPWLVYGHDASLERAIVNILDNAAKWSPPDAPVHVEMRESAPGLLELTVDDAGPGIPPAERELVFDRFYRTTAARSMPGSGLGLAIVRRVVIKHGGTIDIENSHRQGTLIRIVLPGENATAANN, encoded by the coding sequence ATGCTTGGTGTCCGCAGAGGATCAGCAGACGTGATAAGCGATACCTGGCATGGAGCCCCTGTGCCCGGTTCTGCGGGAAGTGCAGATCCTTCCGAACGTAGGAAGAACCGTGGCTTGAGCAGTTCCTTGTCGCTGAGATGGCGAGTCGCGCTACTTGCCGCAACTGTAGTCGCGATCGGCGTCGCCCTCGCTTCTATTGCCGCGTACGTGCTCGTAGCGCGGTCGTTGTACTCGGATGTCGACAACCAACTCCGCACCCGCGCGGCGGTAATGATCGACAACAACGTCGACAACATGAACTACTTCGAGGTGCTCACATTGGGCAGCTTGTACTCGGATTCCATCGGTGCCGTGCTCATTTTCCCTGACAGTCGCACTGGGATTCATGCAGTGGGACATGCGAGTTCACCGCCGATCGGTGCGCCGGAGCTAGCTGTCGCACGTGGTGAAGTGGACTCGTCGCTCCGTACGGTCAGCGGCCACCGGATGTACTCCCAGCGAATGAGCTCGGGGGCGACATTGGTGCTGTGGCAGCGACTGCGTCCAACAGAAGAGGTACTCGACCGGCTGGCGTGGCTGCTACTCGTCGTCGGTGGATGTGGGGTCCTCCTCGCCGCGGCGGCAGGAACTGCGGTGGGGCGTACCGGGCTACGCCCGGTCGCGCGACTCAACGCCGCAACCGCACGCGTGGCCCGGACGGACGACTTGGCGCCCATTCCAGTTACCGGCGATGATGAATTGGCCAGATTGGCGACTAGTTTCAACACGATGCTGCGCGCAATCGCGGAATCCCGCGAACGTCAGCGCCGACTAGTTGCCGATGCCGGGCACGAGCTCAAGACTCCGCTGACCTCATTGCGTACCAACATGGAGCTGCTGATCGCCTCGTCCCGACCAGGTGCACCGCCGGTCCCCGACCAGGATATGGCGGACTTGCGGGACGACGTCGTCGCACAGTTGCAGGAACTATCGACATTGGTGGGTGATCTCGTCGACCTGGCACGCGAAGACGCACCGGAGGCCGTTTTCGAGCGCATCGACCTCACCGCAGTGGTCGAACGTGCGCTCGATCGGGTGAGACGACGTCGGTCCGGTATCGAATTCGCTGCCGAACTGCGTCCATGGCTCGTCTACGGCCACGATGCGAGCTTGGAGCGGGCAATCGTCAATATCCTGGACAACGCGGCGAAATGGAGCCCGCCGGACGCGCCCGTACACGTCGAGATGCGCGAATCGGCGCCGGGTCTACTCGAATTGACGGTGGACGATGCCGGCCCAGGAATACCGCCAGCGGAGCGCGAGCTGGTGTTCGATCGTTTCTACCGCACCACCGCGGCTCGATCGATGCCCGGATCCGGGTTAGGCCTGGCGATCGTACGAAGGGTCGTAATAAAGCACGGTGGAACAATCGACATCGAAAATTCCCACCGGCAGGGCACTCTGATCCGCATTGTCCTG
- a CDS encoding ABC transporter permease yields MGVLAAERIKLTSTRSPWWCSAIVILLGLGLAALIAVVTKAENTQPGEMPTLLTPSVVVSGVSGFGVMVLMIMAALTVTSEYRFGVIRASFLAVPNRSKVVVSKTVLVGVYAAVLTGVLALAAFVVAKLFVGSDAPELVLDGNWRAIYGIPIYAFLCVVLAIGVGVLVRQSAAAISLIVLWSLLLEGLLGAFGSFGRTVKPFLPFQNANRFLSVEEVSGNWHWGVWGSLIYFAVFVAIVFAGALVVVNRRDA; encoded by the coding sequence ATGGGCGTGCTCGCTGCGGAACGAATCAAGCTCACCTCGACCCGTTCACCCTGGTGGTGCTCGGCGATCGTGATCCTGCTCGGCCTGGGCCTGGCGGCGCTGATCGCCGTGGTCACCAAGGCCGAGAACACCCAGCCGGGGGAGATGCCGACCCTGCTCACGCCGAGCGTGGTGGTCTCGGGCGTCTCCGGCTTCGGCGTGATGGTGCTGATGATCATGGCCGCCCTGACGGTCACCAGCGAATACCGCTTCGGCGTCATCCGGGCCAGCTTCCTGGCGGTGCCGAACCGGTCGAAGGTGGTGGTGTCCAAGACGGTGCTGGTCGGCGTGTACGCCGCGGTGCTGACCGGGGTGCTCGCGCTGGCGGCCTTCGTCGTCGCCAAGCTGTTCGTCGGTAGCGACGCGCCGGAACTGGTGCTCGACGGCAACTGGCGGGCCATCTACGGCATCCCGATCTACGCCTTCCTGTGCGTGGTGCTCGCCATCGGCGTCGGTGTGCTGGTGCGTCAGTCCGCCGCCGCGATCTCGCTGATCGTGCTGTGGTCGCTGCTGCTGGAGGGCCTGCTCGGCGCGTTCGGCAGCTTCGGCCGCACCGTGAAGCCGTTCCTGCCGTTCCAGAACGCGAACCGCTTCCTGAGCGTCGAGGAGGTGTCGGGCAACTGGCACTGGGGCGTGTGGGGCAGCCTGATCTACTTCGCGGTCTTCGTGGCGATCGTGTTCGCCGGGGCGCTCGTGGTGGTCAACCGCCGCGACGCCTGA
- a CDS encoding ABC transporter ATP-binding protein, producing the protein MIELKGLTKQFGQTVAVQDLSFTVRPGQVTGFLGPNGAGKSTTMRMILGLDRPTSGTALIDGKRYEELERPLTQVGALLDAKWVHPNRSARAHLEWLAASNDLPKSRVEEVLRLVGLSEVASKNAGGFSLGMSQRLGLAGALLGDPKVLLFDEPVNGLDPEGILWIRRFMQRLAAEGRTVLVSSHLLSEMAQTAEHLIVIGRGRLIADTTTKDFIDRASEQSVRVRSPQLDQLRSLLTSHGMTVREEGDAALIVAGVTSDEVGKVAGTNNVTLYELAPQQASLEEAFMRMTGGAVEYHGAGLDQVMGGAL; encoded by the coding sequence ATGATCGAGCTGAAGGGCCTGACGAAGCAATTCGGGCAGACCGTCGCGGTGCAGGACCTCTCGTTCACCGTCCGACCCGGACAGGTGACGGGGTTCCTCGGACCCAACGGCGCCGGTAAATCGACGACCATGCGGATGATCCTCGGCCTGGACCGGCCGACCTCGGGCACCGCGCTGATCGACGGGAAGCGCTACGAGGAGCTGGAGCGGCCGCTGACGCAGGTCGGCGCGCTGCTCGACGCCAAGTGGGTGCATCCGAACCGGTCGGCGCGCGCGCACCTGGAGTGGCTGGCCGCCTCCAACGACCTGCCCAAGTCGCGGGTCGAGGAGGTACTGCGGCTGGTGGGTCTGTCCGAGGTGGCGAGCAAGAACGCGGGCGGGTTCTCGCTGGGCATGTCCCAGCGCCTCGGCCTGGCGGGCGCGCTGCTCGGCGACCCCAAGGTGCTGCTGTTCGACGAGCCGGTCAACGGCCTCGACCCCGAGGGCATCCTGTGGATCCGCCGCTTCATGCAGCGGCTGGCCGCCGAGGGCCGCACCGTGCTGGTGTCGAGCCACCTGCTGTCGGAGATGGCGCAGACCGCCGAGCACCTGATCGTCATCGGCCGCGGCCGCCTGATCGCCGACACCACCACCAAGGACTTCATCGACCGCGCCTCCGAGCAGTCGGTGCGCGTCCGCAGCCCCCAGCTGGACCAGCTGCGCAGCCTGCTCACCTCGCACGGCATGACCGTGCGCGAGGAGGGCGACGCCGCCCTGATCGTCGCCGGGGTCACCAGCGACGAGGTCGGCAAGGTGGCCGGCACCAACAACGTCACGCTCTACGAGCTCGCGCCGCAGCAGGCCTCGCTCGAGGAAGCGTTCATGCGGATGACCGGCGGCGCCGTGGAGTACCACGGCGCGGGCCTCGACCAGGTGATGGGAGGTGCGCTCTGA